One stretch of Zonotrichia leucophrys gambelii isolate GWCS_2022_RI chromosome 13, RI_Zleu_2.0, whole genome shotgun sequence DNA includes these proteins:
- the HNRNPH1 gene encoding heterogeneous nuclear ribonucleoprotein H isoform X12, protein MDPCHTEETEGEIPGLATTEAETEQSLTPNVMLNTESSEGYVVKVRGLPWSCSTEEVQRFFSDCKILNGALGIRFIYTREGRPSGEAFAELESEEDVKLALKKDRETMGHRYVEVFKSNNVEMDWVLKHTGPNSPDTANDGFVRLRGLPFGCSKEEIVQFFSGLEIVPNGITLPVDFQGRSTGEAFVQFASQEIAEKALKKHKERIGHRYIEIFKSSRAEVRTHYDPPRKLLAMQRPGPYDRPGLTRGYNSLGRGSSLERMRRGAYGGGYGGYDDYNGYNDGYGFGSDRFGRGMSDHRYGDGSSTFQSTTGHCVHMRGLPYRATENDIYNFFSPLNPVRVHIEIGPDGRVTGEADVEFATHEDAVAAMSKDKANMQHRYVELFLNSTAGGTGGAYGSQMMGAMVKESEGVVQDWNTSTLPGSQSSYGAPGNQQLSGGYGGGYGGQSSMSGYDPGSQGAMNSSYYSSGNRASMGVNGMGGMSNMSNMSGGWGM, encoded by the exons ATGGACCCTTGTCACACCGAGGAGACCGAGGGCGAGATCCCCGGCTTGG CAACCACAGAagcagagacagagcagagccttACCCCCAATGTGATGCTTAACACAGAGAGCAGCGAGGGATACGTGGTGAAAGTCCGGGGGCTGCCTTGGTCTTGCTCCACCGAGGAGGTGCAGAGATTCTTCTCCG ATTGCAAAATTCTGAACGGGGCTCTGGGTATCCGTTTCATCTACACCAGGGAGGGCAGACCAAGTGGAGAAGCATTTGCTGAACTTGAGTCAGAGGAGGATGTGAAATTGGCCCtgaaaaaagacagagaaacaATGGGACACAGATACGTTGAAG TTTTCAAGTCAAACAACGTTGAAATGGATTGGGTTCTGAAGCATACTGGTCCCAACAGCCCTGATACAGCTAATGATGGTTTTGTACGTCTTAGAGGACTCCCATTTGGCTGTAGTAAAGAAGAAATTGTACAGTTTTTTTCAG GGTTGGAAATCGTGCCAAATGGGATAACATTGCCGGTGGACTTCCAGGGGAGGAGTACGGGGGAGGCCTTCGTGCAGTTTGCTTCACAGGAAATAGCTGAAAAGGCTCTAAAGAAACACAAGGAAAGAATAGGGCacag GTACATTGAGATCTTCAAGAGCAGCCGAGCAGAGGTGCGCACTCACTACGACCCTCCCCGCAAGCTGCTGGCCATGCAGAGACCGGGTCCGTATGACAGGCCCGGCCTGACGCGCGGGTACAACAGTCTGGGTAGAGGAAGTAGCTTGGAGAGAATGAGGCGTGGAGCCTACGGAGGAG GTTATGGAGGTTATGATGACTACAATGGGTATAATGATGGCTATGGGTTTGGTTCTGATAGATTTGGAAGAG GGATGTCGGACCACAGGTACGGCGACGGATCGTCCACCTTCCAGAGCACGACCGGCCACTGCGTCCACATGCGAGGTCTGCCCTACCGAGCCACGGAGAACGACATCTACAAC TTCTTCTCACCTCTGAACCCTGTAAGAGTACACATTGAAATCGGACCAGATGGCAGAGTAACCGGAGAGGCAGACGTTGAATTTGCCACTCACGAGGACGCAGTGGCTGCCATGTCCAAAGACAAAGCAAATATGC AACACAGATATGTAGAGCTCTTCCTGAATTCTACAGCAGGAGGAACTGGTGGCGCCTATGGCAGTCAGATGATGGGAGCAATGG TCAAGGAGTCGGAAGGGGTAGTCCAGGATTGGAACACTAGCACATTGCCAG GGAGCCAATCCAGTTATGGTGCTCCAGGCAACCAGCAGCTGAGTGGGGGCTATGGAGGAGGATATGGAGGTCAAAGCAGCATGAGTGGCTATG ACCCCGGGAGCCAGGGCGCCATGAACAGCAGCTACTACAGCAGTGGGAACCGCGCATCCATGGGAGTGAACGGCATGGGCGGCATGTCCAACATGTCCAACATGAGTGGTGGCTGGGGAATGTAA
- the HNRNPH1 gene encoding heterogeneous nuclear ribonucleoprotein H isoform X16 — protein sequence MDPCHTEETEGEIPGLATTEAETEQSLTPNVMLNTESSEGYVVKVRGLPWSCSTEEVQRFFSDCKILNGALGIRFIYTREGRPSGEAFAELESEEDVKLALKKDRETMGHRYVEVFKSNNVEMDWVLKHTGPNSPDTANDGFVRLRGLPFGCSKEEIVQFFSGLEIVPNGITLPVDFQGRSTGEAFVQFASQEIAEKALKKHKERIGHRYIEIFKSSRAEVRTHYDPPRKLLAMQRPGPYDRPGLTRGYNSLGRGSSLERMRRGAYGGGMSDHRYGDGSSTFQSTTGHCVHMRGLPYRATENDIYNFFSPLNPVRVHIEIGPDGRVTGEADVEFATHEDAVAAMSKDKANMQHRYVELFLNSTAGGTGGAYGSQMMGAMVKESEGVVQDWNTSTLPGSQSSYGAPGNQQLSGGYGGGYGGQSSMSGYALGTVDGIYEVAQQGQALGQGCFESA from the exons ATGGACCCTTGTCACACCGAGGAGACCGAGGGCGAGATCCCCGGCTTGG CAACCACAGAagcagagacagagcagagccttACCCCCAATGTGATGCTTAACACAGAGAGCAGCGAGGGATACGTGGTGAAAGTCCGGGGGCTGCCTTGGTCTTGCTCCACCGAGGAGGTGCAGAGATTCTTCTCCG ATTGCAAAATTCTGAACGGGGCTCTGGGTATCCGTTTCATCTACACCAGGGAGGGCAGACCAAGTGGAGAAGCATTTGCTGAACTTGAGTCAGAGGAGGATGTGAAATTGGCCCtgaaaaaagacagagaaacaATGGGACACAGATACGTTGAAG TTTTCAAGTCAAACAACGTTGAAATGGATTGGGTTCTGAAGCATACTGGTCCCAACAGCCCTGATACAGCTAATGATGGTTTTGTACGTCTTAGAGGACTCCCATTTGGCTGTAGTAAAGAAGAAATTGTACAGTTTTTTTCAG GGTTGGAAATCGTGCCAAATGGGATAACATTGCCGGTGGACTTCCAGGGGAGGAGTACGGGGGAGGCCTTCGTGCAGTTTGCTTCACAGGAAATAGCTGAAAAGGCTCTAAAGAAACACAAGGAAAGAATAGGGCacag GTACATTGAGATCTTCAAGAGCAGCCGAGCAGAGGTGCGCACTCACTACGACCCTCCCCGCAAGCTGCTGGCCATGCAGAGACCGGGTCCGTATGACAGGCCCGGCCTGACGCGCGGGTACAACAGTCTGGGTAGAGGAAGTAGCTTGGAGAGAATGAGGCGTGGAGCCTACGGAGGAG GGATGTCGGACCACAGGTACGGCGACGGATCGTCCACCTTCCAGAGCACGACCGGCCACTGCGTCCACATGCGAGGTCTGCCCTACCGAGCCACGGAGAACGACATCTACAAC TTCTTCTCACCTCTGAACCCTGTAAGAGTACACATTGAAATCGGACCAGATGGCAGAGTAACCGGAGAGGCAGACGTTGAATTTGCCACTCACGAGGACGCAGTGGCTGCCATGTCCAAAGACAAAGCAAATATGC AACACAGATATGTAGAGCTCTTCCTGAATTCTACAGCAGGAGGAACTGGTGGCGCCTATGGCAGTCAGATGATGGGAGCAATGG TCAAGGAGTCGGAAGGGGTAGTCCAGGATTGGAACACTAGCACATTGCCAG GGAGCCAATCCAGTTATGGTGCTCCAGGCAACCAGCAGCTGAGTGGGGGCTATGGAGGAGGATATGGAGGTCAAAGCAGCATGAGTGGCTATG CGTTGGGCACGGTAGACGGTATTTACGAGGTGGCCCAGCAAGGACAGGCGTTGGGGCAAGGATGCTTCGAGTCGGCCTGA